The following are encoded in a window of Chlorocebus sabaeus isolate Y175 chromosome 22, mChlSab1.0.hap1, whole genome shotgun sequence genomic DNA:
- the CPOX gene encoding oxygen-dependent coproporphyrinogen-III oxidase, mitochondrial, with translation MALQLGRLSIGPCWRVARGGCGGLRAWSQCGGGGLRAWSQHSAARRSCRPPGPAGTEQSRGLGHGPTARGGPWLGTGLAAALAGLVGLAAAALGHVQRAEMVPKSSGTRAPSLGRPEEEDELARRCSSFMAPPVTDLGELRRRPGDIKTKMELLILETQAQVCQALAQVDGGASFSVDRWERKEGGGGISCVLQDGCVFEKAGVSISVVHGNLSEEAAKQMRSRGKVLKTKDGKLPFCAMGVSSVIHPKNPHAPTIHFNYRYFEVEEADGNKQWWFGGGCDLTPTYLNQEDAVHFHRTLKEACDQHGPELYPKFKKWCDDYFFIAHRGERRGIGGIFFDDLDSPSKEEVFRFVQSCAKAVVPSYIPLVKKHCDDSFTPQEKLWQQLRRGRYVEFNLLYDRGTKFGLFTPGSRIESILMSLPLTARWEYMHSPSENSKEAEILEVLRHPRDWVC, from the exons ATGGCCTTGCAGCTGGGCAGGCTGAGCATTGGCCCCTGCTGGCGCGTGGCGCGGGGCGGCTGTGGAGGGCTCCGCGCCTGGTCCCAGTGCGGCGGCGGAGGGCTCCGAGCCTGGTCCCAGCACAGCGCAGCCAGACGCAGCTGTCGGCCCCCTGGCCCGGCTGGCACGGAGCAGAGCCGCGGGCTGGGGCACGGCCCGACGGCGAGAGGCGGGCCCTGGCTGGGGACAGGGCTGGCCGCGGCGCTGGCGGGGTTGGTGGGGCTGGCCGCCGCTGCCCTCGGGCATGTGCAGCGGGCGGAGATGGTGCCTAAGAGCTCGGGGACGCGGGCCCCTTCGCTGGGGAGGCCGGAGGAGGAGGATGAGCTGGCCCGCCGCTGCAGCAGCTTCATGGCCCCACCTGTGACCGACCTGGGCGAGCTGCGAAGGAGGCCAGGCGACATAAAGACCAAGATGGAGCTGTTGATCCTGGAGACCCAGGCCCAGGTGTGTCAGGCTCTGGCACAGGTGGACGGGGGCGCCAGCTTTTCTGTGGACCggtgggagaggaaggaag GAGGTGGTGGCATCAGCTGTGTACTTCAAGATGGGTGTGTTTTCGAAAAGGCTGGGGTGAGCATTTCTGTTGTTCATGGAAATCTTTCAGAGGAAGCTGCAAAACAAATGAGAAGCAGAGGAAAAGTTCTGAAGACTAAAGATG GTAAATTGCCATTTTGTGCTATGGGCGTGAGCTCTGTTATCCACCCCAAGAATCCTCATGCTCCTACTATCCATTTCAACTACAGATACTTTGAAGTAGAAGAAGCTGATG GCAACAAGCAGTGGTGGTTTGGTGGTGGATGTGACCTCACTCCAACATACTTGAACCAAGAAGACGCTGTCCATTTTCACAGAACTCTAAAGGAGGCTTGTGACCAGCATGGTCCAGAGCTCTaccccaaatttaaaaaatg GTGTGATGATTACTTCTTTATAGCCCATCGTGGAGAGCGGCGCGGCATTGGTGGTATCTTTTTTGATGATCTTGACTCTCCGTCCAAGGAGGAGGTGTTTCGCTTTGTACAGAGCTGTGCCAAGGCTGTAGTTCCTTCTTATATTCCCCTTGTGAAAAAGCACTGTGATGACTCATTCACGCCCCAGGAGAAGCTGTGGCAGCAGCTCAGAAGAGGACG GTATGTAGAATTTAATCTGCTGTATGATCGCGGCACAAAGTTTGGCCTCTTCACTCCAGGATCCAGAATTGAAAGTATCTTGATGTCTTTACCTCTAACTGCCCG ATGGGAGTACATGCATTCACCCTCAGAGAATTCCAAAGAAGCTGAAATTCTGGAAGTTCTG